AATCTgattaataaatagttattaattaatattattgatgaattaatagttattaattaatattgagtgattcaaattttgaattcaatcaAAAGCCAAAGCTTTAATTCATAGCTTTAATTGCTGTGAATAGATTAAGTTTTAGAGGAAGTATTATTGCTAGCAAGAAGGATATCAAGAGGAAATATAATCTAAGATGATTAATGCAAATTGTGATCGAAAGACGAAATGCGAAACATATTATATAGCAGAAAGATAGAGCTTTTCGATAGTTGTAGCTTTTTTCCACATTCAAAACGAAATTAAACTTGTTCATGAAAAAcgtattttagaaattatgtaTTACGATATTGTACAGATGTCATGAAGCtcattattgataatatttttttaacttttttacattGAAGGCTAACCATTGAAAGTTATTACGGCTACAGTCTACTTTATGGGAACTATGTCATCTTGTCGGTAAATTTACCGCTGGGTGAACGCTTAGACAGAACGATAACTTGACtggtgtataatatatataaattttttttgtaccttaGTGTGTACAATATTTACACTAAACTGTAAGTAGATAAGGTTATATCGGAAGTTCACTGAAGGTacgcttaggctatagagcccattgtgataccatatatgcgttttaccaattaaatttttgttgtgacagcgaggatcgaacccgctacccttggctttaaccaactgagctactatgGTTGACAActataagaagaaaaaaattagttttatcctTTTCTACTTAGATGTCGTACGCTACGCCGATGCAGAAAGAACACACAGTTTATATTAGGAAATTTGTTGATATATTAATATCATATGATTTTTTTGGAGTATTTTGTTAACcagattgttttaattatatacgtacaaaactaattaataactTGTTAAACCAGAGAGAGtgtttatgataattaaaatcatagaacaatataaatgcatttatttttcaacataatacACATAACATAACAAATCTCCATGTTTAGATTacaactaaaataattatattattatttaattatctacatgCAGAAATCAAGGTTGTGTTAgatgttatatgtttaaaattatgaagGCTATTTAAATGTACCATTTTAAAAGCAATCATATTTTATTGCGAACATATACcgttttgaatcaaaataatattgggcAGAGTGTAGTACCAGGGATCCAATgttacatttatgtttttttaaccccccaactaaaaaaaaatgttgtaagggtgttataagtttgaccgctttgagtgtgtctgtctgtggcagcgtagcgcctaaacggatgaaacgattttaatttttttgttttcgtttaaaaggtatttttacggcgagtgttcttagctatgtttcaagtacgagattattgttccgtacccgaaaatactaaaaaattggcgatgatcttcaaaatcgaatcagtttggaaaaggcatgacataattttaacatataaatagtaactatggaaatgaatggtcaaataaaccagGCTCCATTCATGTCGAAAAGTGGAatatgtaattcaaaacaataattcaaaagcacaaagtcaactcaaatatttcaatttcaataaaaaagtcCCAAAAgtgatagctctctaaatatccttttcatttcatctgatgtccttgaccatcactttgatattgatttaagaaggagtgttatatgtttaaagtgtttatctgtgcgtttgtgtgtttctcagtggcatcgtagcccctaaaaggtcgaaccgactcgattgagacttgtatagctaagtttccaaaaatcggtttgcAAGGAATAAGTCGCATTTGTCGggcgtttttaaattttgtaaatttcacttgttatatctatttttaaaagatcgCCATGCAAATATTCTGTTTACAACATGTTTTTTTGATCTAAGGTACACGAAGGTGTGTCTTTTCAGACTTTAGTTACtgaaatttatgttaaatttaaaactgaaatgtTGAATGCaatttaaaacatgaaacacaatattcaatttctaaataaatgaacaaaaatttctaatttcacACTCTATAAATACTAATTCctatttacttgaaaacaaatgagCAGGGATAATTATTCTCTcagttacttttatttttagtaaatcaaCTTTATCTTCATATAGTTGCTATTTGAAAGCCAACAATATCTGTCGAGAAATCTTAGAGTGATTCAAGGTATATTGTATCCTGGGTACTACGCATTACCATattgtttgatatattttaatttttaattgattaattgcTTTGATTGCGTTTTTAATTATCCttctattgttttattattgttaatgtcATTATAGTTTTTGAGGTCAGGTGCACATTAACAcgcagtttttgttttatattcctGCTTGGTTGTGAAAAATACAACTTTACATGAGAAAATTGTAGAAATTTGACGATGTTTAATCtttttctagataaatatttcttcgtgtttttatgtttttgaacaGTTTTTAATCAATGCTTTTCTGGGCAGAAAACACAAAACTTTTTCCTGTTTTTATAACTTATATGAATGTATTGGCTATAGTAACATTGGTTATAAGGACATATCGGCTCTAGTATTGGAATTATAAACCAATATATTGGCTATAAGGACCAACGCCTGTACATATATATGCACTTTCTTTTACATGTACAAacttttaagttaaataaaataatattattaaactattttgatttttataaactttaatataaaaatgtacatgtCGCTTATAAAGACCAAAATCGTAGGTCCCTTAAAACCGATTTTGAATGTActaattaaatatgttaatcAATAGTTGATTCATATTCATCAAGTCAAACCCTACAGactatattttacataaataaatgttattaaaagaCTATAAATAGTActataaatcataattatatttgtatataatataacttttattaaatttattttgttttaaacaggAAGGAACACACCGGCGTGAAGGTGGTAAACGGGGTCGCAAGCCAGGAAGAAAGGCTGCAGATAAGGTGGACATGAAAGCAAAATTAGGTATATATACTacttatattacaaaatttacgcATACCAATTTgtgtgaatgaatgaatgaaaaattttacggAAGTGTACAGTTTCACGGTAACGtaataaacatgtttttttcttacacactttctaaacaatttatttatttatttaattatttattgttttcttaaaaagaaaGAACTGCTTGGGAAAAATGTAAACTATTTTAGTTAGCTAAGCAAAATTCCTCAGAGATTAacgcatttttcttaaaatcacataatgcattttttattttttttcgataattaaGCGTCTGgataaaaaatcacaagagtactttttcgcttaaaactgttaaaaaacaaacaaaaatattttttttttttttaaattcaaaattttgaactttgctCATCCCCCCACCCCTAGTtttatcggtcgatttttctcattgaccttttaaataccaaaacccttcttgaatgaacatttgaagaaatattttgaaaattccatcatcagtacaaaagcaatagctccattttcttctagtttaaaacgaaaaagtgtgttttttcacgaaaattaaaatcattctcTTAATCGAAAGTGAAATCCGATGTTACtccattcaaaattttgaacggAAGCAATAAAgcggaaaaaataaattttaatttgaattattttcgaataattccgattataattttaaaacaggtttcaatgaaaatgaatataaaattccattaaaaacttatttatacgTTAGCGTTTGACTAAAAACGgcgaaaattttaatgtattttcaattttcatcatcatcatcaacaacATAGTGAGaaagattttatattattaaataaaatgagacGGTAGTGTGTATAATGATTGTGTaaccaaaaatctttttaacccTACCATGTAATAATGatcgttttaaatataaaatggtatttgaaaatgaaaatttattcaaaaaggttgtgtgtgtgtttgttaattataagaaatttgTGATATTAAATATCACAccaaattatatgtataaaattgattGGAATTAACTTTATATGATAAACATATTGTGTCGAACATTttgtacattaattttttaatggtcgatatttaatttaattaaatattttccaaatgtgAAAAGTTTTGTGACATTACGTTagatttttaatagatttaatgaaatttttataataatgttttctggaaaaaatgtaatataaatttgaagCCAGTGCTGGATTAACCCATGCCTAGACCGCTAGGCAATGCAATTCTCCGGGGCCCTTAGGTGATGAAAAAATTAGACGAAggaaaataatccaaaatttgatataaagagcgattttctcagaaattatgcatccaatcgatacataatttgtattttatgggtCAAAGTTCCCTTATATACACagttttgtcgaaattggaaacaaaaactttttttgattttttccatttttcttaggggcaccccttaagaaaattacaaccCAGTGACCTAAGTTGCTCGAACTCGACCtctttttttacgtcctgagcacgctatgaaaattttatctttatatcttttttcgtttctgagtaatcgtgttgacagacagacaaccgaaaatggactaattagataattttatgaaaacctataccaaaattttgttcgtagcattaatatttttcgatggCTTCAAACAATATCCCAttaacttgggattaaactaagtatatcttgatatatttcatatatacatggtataaaaagaataacTGTTTTTCAGTTTAAACATAAACAGCGTTATTCTGGTTATTCGACGCAAAAAATTAAGACTAAACTggttgattttaagaaaattttgtttcaaacaacCTGTATAacgtaatgttttttttttttcaaaattaaaaatatttttaaaatttttaggaacGTTAAAGGCATTTacatatttacttaaataattttataattcagaatattttttctagGTTTTTACTTTCACGAATGTTTTCCACTACCAATATACAAAtattcatatacatacatgcatacatacatacgtaaatactcacatacatatatatttctgcataataatttatatacattaagttatacatttaaatccttGGGAATTAGTACAACAGTTTAATAACAGAAcatttagtaatttaaaattactgaaTAAAAGGTTGGAGCGAGGAATATAGAAGGACAGAAGACCGAAGAATATATACAGATATATATTTGTGGAGTAGAGCTTTCGGCCTTATACAATAATAGTCATATGGCGAGTTTAGTTGTTTATTCCTGAATAACTACTACTGTGTTGGATGTACCTACAAACAGTACACTGTTTCCTACTTTATATAgcagtattattatataaactcAGATTCACAAAAATGGCACCTGTATCAAAACCTGGTGGAaaacatgtttttgaaaataacggCATCTGGTTGTtcaggaaaatataaaaaaaaatccagttTGTTTGAGAACTAGATGTCTAAAATATAAGACTTAAGTGATACCCTTAGAAAATACTTAATATaatcaagtaaattttttttcaagataatcgataaaaatttattgtttgtattttcgataatattcATTGTACAAGGTAATTTAAACcgaaagtttacaaaaataagcTTCAATAAATGGTTGTATTCgtcgtttctgagatatcgaacAAAATCTCATTTTAAAAACGATTTCTCGGATCGATTACTTGACGTTTAGCATACCTTAGAAGACTTTCTCTCAATCATCAAATACAGACGATTTTTGtcctttttttttgcataatttcCCTTTATgctgaattttatcaaattctcgCCTAAATAGTTGCTTCTGATTTTTCCGCTTAATTCAAAAAGTACAcactcttaaaaaaattcgagcaaatcaagaaaaattatcAGTTCCATTTTCGATTATACTCATTGTATAAGGTAATTTaactcaaaaatacaaaaaattggctACAATTGATGTTTGCTAGCATTGTTTCTGAGACGTCGTCCACATACCATATGAAAAACGATTTCTCGAAACGATTACTGGATGTTTGGTAATACCATAGAAAATATTCACTCAGTCCTCACATAaattctatgtatttattttttggatcattatTACATTTCATGCTTTTTATCAAACTCCAGAatatataatagttaaaaaattagatacaaagaaaaatatatattcgatttaataatactctgttaaaaaaagtatttttgactcACTAGATCCAAAAATTAGGGTCCTTTTGATGATTACAtgcataattttcgaaatatcgaaatgcCAAGAGAGTTACTATTATCAGGTAAGTGACCATCCTGTTAATCGCAAGCAATcgttcaaatttttgatatgcatgtatacatagtatacaatCTATGTAGGTTTAAGAGTGAGTTTAGGTTTAAACAACACACGGGGCTTTATCACgatgttgatgatgatgatattcATATAGTAACTATATGGTGGTATGTATAGAGTATGTTATGCTGGTGGCTGCTTGGTTCCagtaagtaattaattttgtaaaatagtgTTTTAAAACTGGGATATAAATTTCAACATAACAAAACAAACAGGCTGTTTGTCATAAAACCTTCagtcattaaataaatagtCCTGTGGAAAATAATATTAGCCTTCAAATTATACCAACCAACCAACCGGATAGAACCATTAATTCTGTCAGgtgtttatttcttatttttcatcatctttattattattattattattcgttgtgaaaacgaaaattgttttcatgaaaataataaaaataaaggaataaaatgttttaatttgttttcttgtTTTGTTCTAGAACGAAGTCGTCAAAGTGCTCGCGAATGTCGTGCTCGAAAAAAACTTCGTTATCAATATCTCGAAGAATTGGTTACCGATAGAGAAAAAGCTGTTCTTGCATTGCGTAAAGAATTAGAAAAGgtaatatatgaaattaatacagagtattttttaaaaaacttcccTTGGCCGATTAAATGTCTCTGATATTTGAATACAAAGTAGCACTATTTGTTTTCccctgtattttattttttcagggCTTCGTATTCTTTGCTTCTAATCAATCATATAACcccaattataaaaataaattaagaagcTTCCGAACATGTTCAAAATTCTCAATCTATTTGCACCGCCTCCCTCaattcgttttgaaaatatttgtcacaAACATTGTTTATGCGTGCATTTGAAATCGTTTTGAGCCTCGGAGCATGGTGGCGTTATTTAGCGGCAGTAATATAATGATCCAAAAGTCTACTATCCCAAACTGCAAGTCTaacttttaagtattttaaataatgttaatttttcatttttgttacagTATCGCATATGGGGTCGTGAAATCGATGAAGGTCGAATTCCAGAAGGGATGCAAGCATTATTAGAAGAACTTGGTGCTGTCAAGCtagaaacacaaaattaaatccATACACGAAAGTATAAAAAACGTTGGCATTAAAGTTCACACTGAACATCCGTACATTAACAAAaactacaataaaatataattaactaaatacctctctaataataataatatatttaaaaaaaaattaaataaagccaTTTTGTACCTGTGTGTATTATATTCAGAAAaataacgaaacaaaaaaaaaatttattagattacTACTGTTAGAAGAATACTAAttacctataaaatataaagattatttttttaccgttttgattaatattatgaattaacgAACCATTTATGtgtggtataaaaatgtatctttacaaagttttaaaaaacaaatagagTGCTTTAGAATACGATTGTATGTTACTTAATCATTTCATAGCAAACTGAAGAATTTTTAGTCCgccattaaatattaacaacatagtcagataatgaaaatattataaatttttttttacaaaattatattccgTGTGTTATTATTTcagtttcttaattttttagcGATGTGATGCTATAGTACGGTTCCTTCTTCCACGCCAAAATGGCGAAAGTTAAATTGGTGCATTCTTCGTGCGGGCGTGAGTCcataatgaagcaaaattttCGTGACTCTTTTTCTACCTTTTTAGgattaatatgtatatttattatttggtaataaagaaaattgaagttttatCCGTGGTTAGTGTTTTTTAATCTGTCGTATATGTTGAACGATAGCTTTTGTTAATAcgatatatgaaaaaaaaagtagataatTTGTAACtgactaaaaaattgaaaaatgggtTTGGTTTTTACAACTTCAAACCATTTGTCAACTCTTTGGGTGGTTACAACTTCCAGAAATATTTtgtcaataactttcttttaagatatatgacaaaaaaaaattcatttcacgaaaatcgaaaaacttgatttcaagcaatttaaaaaaaaaaccagaattttcttttttaccaaACTAACTGACTTTTCTTTATATGAATTCTCAAAAAGGCTGATTCGATCATGGAAATTTCGGTTCCTTATGGGCTCATGGTCCTAAAGCTGACACATACAAGAACATTTTTCCTTAATATGTTACTAATTTTAAGagataaaaactttctttttctgCATTCTAGTATGAAATTTGAGTAATCATAAATTATGATATGCAAATAGACAAGAACAAGAACAGAAATTTATGTGGCGTCCTCGAAGGATATATAGAATGATTAATATATCTACATTGAAATATGTCTATGAAAGCTACTTGCCAATGAATTTTTGTAAGGTCTCGTTGAAACTAAGGAATCGCACTATAACGAAACATTCGATCTTTTTCTcacgaaaattattaaatgatttaattattactGTTATTATTACAACATGTACatagttttttatgtttgtatttaattttaacgattattattaagtcttttttttagaattcattatgtttttgttgttttttttttctcactaTTTACTTGAATGTTATTagctgtaattaaaattaatttatggataaatttttattaatttattgattatattattgtgattttgaagtttattttttaatattaaaaaacaaaaacaaatatatttattttttaagatgattattttcgtaattatatAAATGTTGGGTAGTATATTAGAAACTATAAATTTGTAGCTTTTGTAAAAGTGGATAAAATAAAAGCTGAATTTAATATTactggtttttctttttttcttgacATTTAGAAGGTTGTTAGtgcaaattttctaaatacattttaattttaactaatttgaaaatagtttatgAATGAtgtttatgtaattatatatgtttagaggttatgtatgttaaatttaatagtgttgTAAAGTTTATGCAGCCAGATGCAATTATACTTCGTACCTGTATTCATAATTACTGACAGTGCGTTATCACCTTGTTACATATTGTTGTCGACAGGTATCATCAAATTACGTGGGTCTGTTTCGATGAAACGATGGAGATTGGTTAATaaactatatatgaaataaaataatggtgTAAAAGCGTTAATTTTATATGAGATCAAAAAATTGACgaaccatttttataaaataataaaaacgtaaAAGTTAGAAATTATTTCCGCTGATATTCCGATATTACTTGAATGAAGAGACTttgtttatgtgttttttaagtGATGATAGACAACTTCTTTATGGCGGTCTGAAGCTTCAAATATGGAtatcctgttttttttttgttattttagtaaggaaataatagaataatagaTGGAAAAATCAGTTTGTTCGACGTTCGTTAAAACGGTATGTCTGTTATTCCAATACTTTTCAAAActtgttttttgatttgatcaaaaaaccgaggtttttttttgttaagcaTCGATAACGGGTTTTACCggaatttgaaaacaatttggtataaacatatatttgattaaaaataaagctGCGTTTCTAGAATTATTGTAACACGTTGGTATTTAACAATATTGATAATTCAGAAGTAGATAAGATGTGAAATCAATGACTTGAgtacattttcttaaatattcaaaaactaaaTGAGATGCTTTCCCACATACTGCCTCATCCTGGAGTTTCAAAGCAACAAAACgctattttcgttaaaaaatctagaaattGTATGGTATGTCCATGATTGACTAAACTAAAAGAgctacaataatattatttgaataattaaaaatgaattttactgCGTCAAAACTACTTaatgtattttctaatgaaaaccacattttcatataaactaaCATTATACTGGTATAGTTTGTTAAATAAACCAGTAACGAGGTATTATTTAACGTCAGTAGCGTAATAGTTTTTGAACAATGGGAGAGTAGGTACTTCATAGCCATAGATCTTGAagggaaattgtttttttaataccgATTTCGTCATTTAAGCGTGttggttgaaaaaaaatcaatactttattaacaaattattgacACATTAGATTAAACAGGATTCAAGATTATTCAATTTAAGTcattaaaacgaaaaaagttaaCCAATTACATAAAATCATAACTATCAGAGTTAATTCGAAATATCAGAGTTAAttcgaacatttaaaaaattccaatccAATCTAGTCTCGGTTATCGGGTGTTACTTTACATGTAAGGACTATCCATCAACTGGATTCCAATTTGGGCCGTTTTTTAACTTTACggagtttcttttttttacttaattttacaaatgatgGCACATTTTAAACGGCAACTAAAAAGCTatacagaaaaaacaaaaaagtttgaaGTTAGGAGTTCCACTGCTATTACAATCTCGTAACTTAGTTAAGGATCGTTTTAGGATTCTTTATGTAGGATGTCAATTATATGTAGTCATTTTTAACCTTCGAACCAAAAAGAGACCTTATAAGTTTAATCGCTATGTGTGTCAGAGacttggatttttttgttattggagaaggtaatttaatggggagtgttcttagctatgtttcaagtgcgagtttagggttccgttctcgaaaaatttatcgCGGGGTTTTTAAActatgtaaattttacttgcaaCTTTCTAACTAATTTAACTATTAGATTAAAACTATtcggaaattaaaaaacttataaaatgttCGAAGAAAGATATATACAGCAGTACTAGCGCTAAGATGAAATCGAGTTAATCGAAAGTTCTTAGCTTCGTTTCCATTATCACCTATTTTCTAGTTATGTTAGGACGTCATAAACGAAGTTCTGTTAAGTGCATGGAATTTAtcgatttgtttttatatacaaattcaaaagacttttctttttgatattCCATACtcgtttcaatttcaaatttcactCATTTTCTCTGCGGACCTTTAGCTAGCAACAAGGTAACTACTCAAACACACACATATTACGTAAGTATGTTTTGTTTGTAATGTATGACATAATGAAAATGGTAAATTAAATTAGATATTATAGTTTCATTCtcatataatactttttaacacaaaatatacTATTTACTATTAAAACCTTGTTTAAAAGTGAAGAACAAtcatataacaacatatataaaacttatataatgtTTGTTCATGTTTTCTGTATGTTTTGAACTGCTTTCCAATGCTCCCACCATATATAGACGGACACCAATTGTCTACTAGGTTGTGTTATTACTTCTTTGGTAGTCATTTTATGGATAGATCTATATAAACAGATAAGTATGTAATATTACATTActtgttcaatttatttttaaattaatattaaattggtAATATGGCTAGCTAGCACCAACTATTGATAATATTACTAGGTAGCAATACGACGTACCTAGTAAACATTGATATgatcaattttcaattcaattttaacgTCATATTTGCAGTAgtaatttgaaataaagtttatatcatatatattttaataaaacttgttgAAGTTTAAAATCTATCAACAGggccgtaacgagggtacatagcgcCAGTGGCAAGAATTTATGTTGCGCCTTATATATGTCGGGATCGGCTTtaaagattttgatgaaaattcgtatactgatagtatttaacataataGTAAAGGCAAAAAGGGGGAGAGTCATCATTATCGTGTCATTTTACCTTTAAAAGAGtctgtacatttaattgataaactttttaaatttattcaaatgatagagtgtcaaattaaagtattgatttctctcTACGTTTACGAACAAAACAAGGAACTCATTACTCCCTAAACGATACTGgggtattttgcataaggaactgattaacctccaaaatcgaaattttgttgataataaagtaaataatacagagtaatataaacaaaattggattaaaattgtaattattattaatatattcgctgttcattaaaaggtatcaaaaagtAGCATAatggcaattttgataaaccaagtatgtaatcctaataaatttgggtcatatttttcaaatttgtgatcaaaattaacatagctcttataggtttcaagaatttgaagtcctggtcccggaattaggcACGTAAGTGATAGCTTCCGAATAACTGACAATGCTGCAGAAAAGAATGAcgcaaaattagtgggtttcaaaaaaaacttcattgagattggataaaatttgcctctgttatcaaaaaaatcgaattttttaactttatgacgtcattaggatccaaaaaatttaactttgctctatcacatccaaattttatccaattttgataaaccaagtatgtaatcttactaaatttggatcatatttttcaaatttgtgatcaaaattaacctagctctaatagttttcaagatgttggagtcctggtcccggaattaggtatttaagtgatagctagcgaataACTGACATTGCAgcagaaaagaatgacccaaaattagtgggatttaaaaaaaattacaatgagatcggataaaatttgcctgtgttatcaaaaaaaatcgaattttttaactctatgacgtcatcagaatccaaaaaatttaattttgctctatcacatccaaatttaatcctattttgataaactaagtatgtaatcctactaaatttggatcatatttttcaaatttgtggtcaaaattaatctagctctaatagtt
The Chrysoperla carnea chromosome 4, inChrCarn1.1, whole genome shotgun sequence genome window above contains:
- the LOC123297366 gene encoding REPTOR-binding partner → MDMDTTMITEEENQMEGTHRREGGKRGRKPGRKAADKVDMKAKLERSRQSARECRARKKLRYQYLEELVTDREKAVLALRKELEKYRIWGREIDEGRIPEGMQALLEELGAVKLETQN